From a single Loigolactobacillus coryniformis subsp. coryniformis KCTC 3167 = DSM 20001 genomic region:
- a CDS encoding response regulator transcription factor, whose protein sequence is MGKTILLVEDEDSLISFLKTELKFEDYTIIVTKDGQEALTSYASNQQQIDLIILDWMLPKLDGLEVMRRIRRHDDVPIIMMTARDYIGDKVAGLDNGADDYITKPFEIEELLARIRVIIRREQRHDEQTQTNYQIADLALDTKSRQVHRAGKIIQLTQREYNLLLILIKHIGETLTRDELLDLVWGVDFEGQLNIVDVYIRYLRHKVDFESQPLIHTVRGVGYTLRDDNDHAKKAE, encoded by the coding sequence ATGGGTAAAACGATTCTATTGGTCGAAGATGAAGATAGTTTAATTTCTTTTTTAAAAACTGAACTAAAGTTTGAAGATTATACGATAATTGTAACTAAAGATGGTCAGGAGGCGTTAACTAGCTATGCTAGTAACCAGCAGCAGATCGATTTGATTATATTGGATTGGATGTTGCCTAAATTAGATGGACTGGAAGTAATGCGGCGCATTCGCCGCCACGATGATGTACCGATCATTATGATGACGGCGCGTGACTATATTGGCGATAAGGTAGCCGGGTTAGATAATGGGGCCGATGATTACATTACGAAACCGTTTGAAATTGAAGAGTTATTAGCGCGCATTCGTGTCATTATTCGGCGGGAGCAAAGGCATGATGAGCAGACACAAACCAATTATCAAATTGCTGACTTAGCATTAGATACCAAGTCGCGGCAGGTGCACCGAGCCGGTAAAATAATTCAGTTAACGCAACGCGAATATAATTTATTGCTGATATTGATCAAACACATCGGAGAAACTTTAACACGTGATGAGTTATTGGATCTGGTGTGGGGCGTTGATTTTGAAGGCCAGCTAAATATTGTTGATGTCTATATTCGCTATTTACGGCACAAAGTTGATTTTGAAAGCCAGCCGTTGATCCATACCGTACGGGGTGTGGGCTATACGCTGAGGGATGATAACGATCATGCGAAAAAAGCAGAATAA